A portion of the Thermoleophilaceae bacterium genome contains these proteins:
- a CDS encoding iron ABC transporter permease translates to MGVASGAPAAAPPARRRLPRFDGWAAAGMVVALLVAAPLLVLPGAFLDPRVDVWWGVTGGILPEVLLNTALVGGGVGAGTFVLGTSLALLVSFYEFPGRRVLDWALILPLALPAYVMTFVYLGQAGFDLPLRTTGGAVAILTLALYPYVYLLARAAFRGQSGNVIEAARSLGAGRLSAIVRVALPMARPALAAGTLLAVMEALADFGSVQLLGVKTFTVAIYQVWFGAFDRLAATQLATLLMGLTLALFALERLARGRSRFEQQAGRAAGVARVRLHGPRAWLAAAFPTAVLAVAFVDPVAQLVVWSFSSLDEPLVRSGFGTWARNSIVLAVVAALVAVPVAMTLVYGLRVAPSRVGRAATRVASVGYGVPGSVVAVAALVSLAWVDHRLQDAGALVGISLGLLLTGTALGLVFAYVVRFLALAFQSLESQMARLSPNLDAAARSLGADRLEVMWRVHMPLMRVGLLVAGLLVFVETMKELPATVLLRPFGGDTLAVAVWQSTTESLWEAAALPALAIVAVGLLPVVLLMRVLDRTGRRDLVGG, encoded by the coding sequence GTGGGAGTAGCGTCCGGAGCCCCGGCGGCGGCGCCTCCCGCGCGCCGCCGTCTCCCCCGGTTCGACGGCTGGGCCGCCGCGGGGATGGTCGTGGCGCTGCTCGTGGCGGCGCCACTGCTGGTCCTGCCGGGCGCGTTCCTCGATCCGCGCGTGGACGTCTGGTGGGGCGTGACGGGCGGCATTCTCCCCGAGGTCCTGCTGAACACCGCGCTGGTGGGCGGCGGGGTGGGGGCGGGCACCTTCGTGCTGGGCACCTCGCTGGCGTTGCTGGTGTCCTTCTATGAATTCCCCGGCCGGCGCGTGCTCGACTGGGCGCTGATCCTGCCGCTGGCCCTTCCCGCGTACGTCATGACCTTCGTGTACCTCGGGCAGGCCGGATTCGACCTCCCGCTGCGCACCACCGGCGGGGCGGTCGCGATCCTCACGCTCGCGCTCTACCCCTACGTCTACCTGCTGGCGCGGGCGGCGTTCCGCGGCCAGTCGGGGAACGTGATCGAGGCTGCCCGCAGCCTGGGCGCCGGCCGTCTGAGCGCGATCGTGCGGGTGGCCCTGCCGATGGCACGACCGGCGCTGGCGGCGGGCACGCTCCTGGCCGTGATGGAGGCCCTGGCCGACTTCGGCTCGGTGCAGCTGCTCGGCGTGAAGACCTTCACCGTGGCCATCTACCAGGTGTGGTTCGGCGCCTTCGACCGCCTGGCCGCCACCCAGCTCGCCACCCTGCTCATGGGGCTCACGCTCGCCCTGTTCGCGCTGGAGCGCCTGGCCCGCGGGCGCTCGCGCTTCGAGCAGCAGGCGGGCCGCGCGGCCGGGGTCGCGCGTGTGAGGCTGCACGGGCCGCGCGCGTGGCTGGCCGCGGCGTTCCCCACGGCCGTACTGGCGGTCGCCTTCGTCGACCCCGTCGCGCAGCTGGTGGTCTGGTCCTTCTCCTCGCTCGACGAGCCGCTCGTGCGCTCGGGCTTCGGCACCTGGGCGCGCAACAGCATCGTGCTGGCGGTTGTGGCGGCGCTGGTCGCGGTGCCGGTGGCGATGACGCTCGTATACGGGCTGAGGGTGGCGCCGTCGCGGGTGGGCCGTGCCGCCACGCGGGTGGCGTCGGTGGGCTACGGCGTGCCGGGCTCGGTTGTGGCCGTGGCCGCGCTGGTGTCCCTCGCGTGGGTGGACCACCGGCTGCAGGACGCCGGCGCCCTCGTCGGCATCTCGCTGGGCCTGCTGCTCACCGGCACGGCGCTCGGGCTTGTGTTCGCCTACGTCGTGCGCTTCCTCGCCCTGGCCTTCCAGAGCCTCGAGTCCCAGATGGCCCGCCTTTCCCCCAACCTCGACGCCGCGGCCCGCAGCCTCGGCGCCGACCGCCTCGAGGTCATGTGGCGCGTGCACATGCCGCTGATGCGCGTGGGTCTGCTGGTGGCCGGGCTGCTCGTGTTCGTGGAGACGATGAAGGAGCTGCCCGCCACCGTGCTGCTGCGTCCGTTCGGCGGCGACACGCTGGCGGTGGCCGTGTGGCAGTCCACCACCGAGTCGCTGTGGGAGGCCGCCGCGCTGCCCGCGCTCGCGATCGTGGCGGTGGGGCTGCTGCCGGTGGTCCTGCTGATGCGGGTGCTCGACCGCACGGGCAGGCGCGACCTCGTCGGGGGCTAG
- a CDS encoding ubiquitin-like small modifier protein 1 — protein MPLAKIPPVLRPSTGGEKEVPVEGATVGDALRALAELHPDTQRQLFAEDGALNRYVNVYLNDEDVRVLDGLDTPASDKDTLVILPAMAGGS, from the coding sequence ATGCCGCTCGCGAAGATCCCACCGGTCCTGCGCCCGTCCACCGGCGGCGAGAAGGAGGTGCCCGTCGAGGGCGCCACGGTGGGGGACGCCCTGCGTGCGCTGGCGGAGCTGCACCCCGACACCCAGCGCCAGCTGTTCGCCGAGGACGGTGCGCTCAACCGCTACGTCAACGTCTACCTCAACGACGAGGACGTGCGGGTGCTCGACGGGCTGGACACGCCCGCGAGCGACAAGGACACGCTCGTGATCCTTCCGGCCATGGCCGGCGGCTCCTGA
- a CDS encoding extracellular solute-binding protein, producing MHRRRIIVVLSAFATLLVAALAGVVALTSGSSSDEIVVYTARLHYGEEEAFRRFAERSGNDVRLFGGDGPALNERLSAEGADTEADVLITVDGANLQQAVREDLLQPVESGVLRDSIPERLRDPQNRWFAVTTRARTIMRSSERVPESEAPQTYEELGDARWRGRVCLRTSDSVYNSSFVADRLAKDGPEATERMLRSWMENDPTILGSDVDVLEAIAEGECDIGFTNHYYLGRILADDADFPVAPVWADQAGRGTHVNFSGFGIVKHADNVGGARELVEYLASPEAQSLFADTNSEFPANPEAELPAHIADWAGFEVDPIDVEADAGAQADAVELMNDVGWE from the coding sequence GTGCACCGGCGCCGCATCATCGTCGTACTGTCCGCCTTCGCCACTCTCCTCGTGGCGGCGCTCGCCGGCGTGGTGGCGCTCACGTCGGGCTCCTCCAGCGACGAGATCGTGGTCTACACGGCCCGCCTCCACTACGGGGAGGAGGAGGCGTTCCGCCGCTTCGCCGAGCGCAGCGGCAACGACGTCAGGCTCTTCGGCGGCGACGGGCCCGCGCTCAACGAGCGCCTGTCAGCCGAGGGCGCGGATACCGAGGCCGACGTCCTCATCACGGTCGACGGGGCCAACCTCCAGCAGGCCGTGCGGGAGGATCTGCTCCAGCCGGTGGAGTCGGGCGTTCTCCGCGACAGCATCCCCGAGCGCCTGCGCGATCCGCAGAACCGCTGGTTCGCCGTCACCACGCGCGCCCGCACGATCATGCGCAGCAGCGAGCGCGTGCCGGAGTCCGAGGCGCCGCAGACCTACGAGGAGCTCGGTGACGCGCGCTGGCGCGGGCGTGTGTGCCTGCGCACGAGCGACAGCGTCTACAACTCGTCATTCGTGGCCGACCGCCTCGCCAAGGACGGCCCCGAGGCCACCGAGCGCATGCTGCGCTCGTGGATGGAGAACGACCCGACCATTCTCGGCTCCGACGTGGACGTGCTCGAGGCGATCGCCGAGGGCGAGTGCGACATCGGCTTCACCAACCACTACTACCTCGGCCGCATCCTCGCCGACGACGCGGATTTCCCGGTGGCGCCCGTGTGGGCCGACCAGGCCGGCCGCGGCACGCACGTGAACTTCTCGGGCTTCGGGATCGTCAAGCACGCCGACAACGTGGGCGGCGCCCGTGAGCTCGTGGAGTACCTCGCCAGCCCGGAGGCGCAGTCGCTGTTCGCCGACACCAACAGCGAGTTCCCCGCCAATCCCGAGGCCGAGCTGCCGGCGCACATCGCCGATTGGGCCGGCTTCGAGGTGGACCCGATCGACGTCGAGGCCGACGCCGGGGCTCAGGCGGACGCGGTGGAGCTCATGAACGACGTGGGGTGGGAGTAG
- a CDS encoding cysteine synthase, with translation MLEPRLDNRPCGGRYGDIVQAIGNTPLVELKRLSPKPGVRVWVKLESHNPTGSVKDRVARAMIEEAEAAGAIRPGQTILEPTSGNTGISLAMICARKGYPLEVVMPDNVTEERTQLLTMYGAKITNSPGEQGSNGAVAKALEMAEADARYYMPYQYGNEANPRAHYDGTAVEILEELDEVSAFVAGLGTGGTLMGNGRRFKEENDDTLIVAAEPLQGELVQGLRSLDDGFIPPIIDLTLLDRKIFVSNRDAVVWTKKLLAEEGLFAGVSTGAVAAIAVRVARNLDEGNVVFVAPDGGWKYLSSGVYSKTIEELEADGTLESAAFW, from the coding sequence ATGCTCGAGCCCCGCCTCGACAACCGGCCCTGCGGGGGGCGCTACGGCGACATCGTGCAGGCGATCGGCAACACGCCGCTCGTCGAGCTCAAGCGGCTGTCGCCCAAGCCCGGGGTGCGAGTCTGGGTCAAGCTCGAGAGCCACAATCCCACGGGCTCGGTCAAGGACCGCGTTGCCCGCGCGATGATCGAGGAGGCCGAGGCCGCCGGCGCCATCCGCCCGGGTCAGACCATCCTCGAGCCCACGTCGGGCAACACCGGCATCTCACTGGCCATGATCTGCGCCCGCAAGGGCTACCCGCTCGAGGTCGTGATGCCGGACAACGTCACGGAGGAGCGCACCCAGCTCCTGACCATGTACGGCGCGAAGATCACGAACTCGCCCGGCGAGCAGGGCTCCAACGGCGCCGTGGCCAAGGCGCTGGAGATGGCCGAGGCGGACGCCCGCTACTACATGCCGTACCAGTACGGGAACGAGGCCAACCCGCGCGCCCACTACGACGGCACGGCGGTCGAGATCCTCGAGGAGCTCGACGAGGTGTCCGCGTTCGTGGCGGGGCTCGGCACCGGCGGCACGCTCATGGGCAACGGCCGCCGCTTCAAGGAGGAGAACGACGACACGCTGATCGTCGCCGCCGAGCCGCTCCAGGGCGAGCTCGTGCAGGGCCTGCGCTCGCTCGACGACGGCTTCATCCCCCCGATCATCGACCTCACCCTCCTGGACCGGAAGATCTTCGTGTCCAACCGCGACGCGGTGGTGTGGACCAAGAAGCTGCTCGCGGAGGAGGGGCTCTTCGCCGGCGTCTCCACCGGCGCCGTGGCCGCCATCGCCGTGCGCGTGGCGAGGAATCTCGACGAGGGCAACGTCGTCTTCGTGGCCCCCGACGGCGGCTGGAAGTACCTGAGCTCCGGCGTCTACTCGAAGACGATCGAGGAGCTCGAGGCGGACGGCACCCTGGAGTCCGCCGCCTTCTGGTAG